The following are encoded in a window of Ranitomeya variabilis isolate aRanVar5 chromosome 8, aRanVar5.hap1, whole genome shotgun sequence genomic DNA:
- the EIF2B3 gene encoding translation initiation factor eIF2B subunit gamma: MAVELQAVVMAIYGGSRMQDLTTSIPKPLLPVGNKPLLWYPLNMLERAGFEEVIVVTTREVQKCIPDMKIKMKVDVVCLPDDKASERGTADSLRHIYSKIKSDVLVLSCDLITEVALHEVVDLFRAHNATLAMMMRKAPEPSEHVPGQKGKQKAVEERDFIGVDDSGSRLLLLANEEDLDDGLDLKKCIFQRYPRIHMKMGMLDAHLYCLRKYVVDFLADNDSFSSIRRELVPYLVSKQFSSHKNVGHERDKKDLSSYIPSDNLLEMALTKSSWNDHHGDMMESYHGSRLRCYVHVADNELCCRVNSLAMYIEANKQVPQSSIYSEELRVHPTADITDKHMVGTDSKIGEQTRIGEKTSVKHSLVGSNCIIKERVKITNCIIMNGVTIQESCTLQGSVICNKAVIHSGADIKDCLVGSGLRINNKEKRVNEIIVGNEQLMEI; encoded by the exons ATGGCGGTGGAGTTACAGGCAGTAGTGATGGCGATTTATGGGGGGTCCCGGATGCAGGACCTAACCACCAGTATTCCAAAGCCGCTGCTCCCTGTGGGCAATAAACCTCTGCTGTGGTACCCACTGAACATGCTGGAGCGGGCAGGATTTGAGG AGGTCATTGTAGTGACGACTCGAGAAGTTCAGAAATGTATCCCAGACATGAAAATTAAAATGAAGGTGGATGTGGTGTGTCTGCCCGATGATAAGGCGTCAGAGAGGGGGACTGCGGACTCTCTGCGACACATCTACTCGAAGATTAAG AGCGATGTCCTGGTGCTCAGCTGCGACCTCATCACAGAAGTTGCTTTACATGAAGTTGTTGACCTGTTTCGGGCCCACAATGCCACGCTCGCCATGATGATGCGGAAAGCTCCAGAGCCTAGCGAACACGTCCCCGGGCAGAAAGGGAAGCAGAAGGCCG TGGAGGAGCGAGATTTCATTGGAGTGGACGACAGCGGATCACGACTCCTGCTGCTGGCTAATGAGGAGGACCTGGACGATGGTCTAGACCTGAAGAAATGCATCTTCCAGCG GTATCCGCGTATCCACATGAAGATGGGAATGTTGGACGCACATCTGTACTGCCTGCGCAAATATGTGGTGGATTTCTTAGCTGACAATGA CTCCTTCTCTTCCATTCGACGGGAGCTGGTGCCGTATTTGGTCAGTAAACAGTTCTCCTCACATAAAAATGTGGGACACGAAAGAGACAAGAAAG ACCTCTCCAGTTATATACCCAGTGATAATCTGCTGGAAATGGCATTAACCAAGTCCAGCTGGAACGACCACCATGGTGACATGATGGAGTCGTATCACGGCAGCCGCCTGCGCTGCTACGTCCACGTGGCCGATAATGAACTGTGCTGCCGGGTGAACAGCCTGGCCATGTATATTGAGGCCAACAAGCAG GTGCCGCAGAGCTCCATCTATAGTGAAGAGCTTCGGGTGCATCCGACGGCCGACATCACAGATAAGCACATG GTGGGTACGGACAGCAAGATCGGGGAACAGACGAGGATCGGCGAGAAGACGTCCGTGAAGCATTCTCTCGTTGGCTCCAATTGCATCATCAAAGAAAGAGTGAAGATCACAAACTGCATCATCATGAACGGCGTCACGATACAGGAAAG TTGCACCCTCCAGGGAAGCGTCATCTGTAACAAAGCAGTGATACACAGCGGGGCCGATATTAAAGATTGTCTGGTCGGCTCAGGTCTTCGGATCAATAATAAAG AAAAACGCGTCAATGAGATCATTGTGGGGAATGAGCAACTAATGGAGATCTAG
- the HECTD3 gene encoding E3 ubiquitin-protein ligase HECTD3, with the protein MQDANNPRRLLAHIRCVLECIDCFRRAVPLPEVLCYVPGEVLYKICKDPSTAASARSLLTVWEAPGFSKQNLKKLSRATVEVRKGSCIRATGEEYGNANGLWVKLGKEQMEEYRESCDLAEGWVLLCRQDEGGDRLVLVESADKAYRQQQIFGVDYKPLSRWEDVVHTTYSMHLGKKPQITPPDVEAVPKLRFIPPSWTYECDEDLVHFLYERVGKEDESLGNMKQFVESINVSSSTEESNLSALTDGQHDTYWESDGSHGQHWIQLHMKEGTVVKKMMLTVDSTDENYMPKRVVVYGGEGENLKKLNDVIIEDSLIGDVCVLDDMTSHIPVIEIRITECFDEGIDVRIRGIKIKSSKERDLGMTADMFHPPNLVRYPRLEAIDPDVLYRRATVIQRFVRLLDSVLHHLIPVWDHSVGTFNQLKHIKQFLLLSKRRCPLITQCLKDSETSKPNFMPRLYINRRLAVEHRDNPALDPTYKKTVFSQVYEGLKPTDKSEKPLDYRWPVRYDQWWECKFIAEGIIDQGGGFRDSLADISEELCPSSADSPVPLPFFVRTSNQGNGTGEARDMYVPNPSCKDLTKYNWIGQLMGAALRGKEFLVLALPGLIWKQLTAEDVSWSKDFPAVDSLLVKLLEMMELMDKDTFEFKFGGELTYTTVLSDQRMVELVPGGSNISVRYEDRLEFIQMVQKARLEESKEQTNAIQAGLLKVVPQAVLDLLTWQELEKRVCGDPEISVEALKKLTRFEDLEPTDIRVQYFWEALNNFTNEDRSRFLRFVTGRSRLPAPIYIYPDKSGSDTTDSLPESSTCSSTLYLPNYPSAKICEEKLRYAAYNCVAIDTDMSPWED; encoded by the exons ATGCAGGACGCCAACAACCCGCGGCGGCTCCTGGCCCACATCCGCTGTGTACTGGAGTGCATCGACTGCTTCCGCCGCGCTGTCCCCCTCCCCGAGGTGCTGTGCTATGTTCCTGGGGAGGTGCTGTACAAGATCTGTAAGGACCCCAGCACCGCGGCCTCCGCCCGCTCCCTGCTCACCGTGTGGGAGGCCCCGGGGTTCTCCAAGCAGAACCTGAAGAAGCTGTCACGTGCCACGGTGGAAGTCCGTAAGGGAAGCTGCATCCGAGCCACGGGGGAGGAATACGGCAACGCTAACGGCCTCTGGGTGAAGCTGGGCAAG GAGCAGATGGAGGAGTATAGAGAGAGCTGCGACCTGGCGGAGGGCTGGGTCCTTCTCTGCAGGCAGGACGAGGGCGGTGACAGGCTGGTCCTGGTCGAGTCGGCCGATAAAGCCTACAGACAGCAGCAGATATTCGGGGTGGACTACAAGCCCCTCAGCAG GTGGGAAGACGTCGTACACACCACATACTCCATGCATCTTGGCAAGAAGCCCCAGATCACCCCGCCGGACGTGGAGGCCGTGCCGAAATTACG GTTCATTCCTCCGTCCTGGACGTACGAGTGCGACGAGGATCTGGTTCACTTCTTATACGAGCGCGTGGGGAAGGAGGACGAGAGTTTGGGAAACATGAAGCAGTTTGTGGAGAGCATCAACGTGTCATCGTCCACG GAGGAGAGCAACCTGTCCGCCCTGACTGACGGACAACATGACACCTACTGGGAAAGCGATGGGTCCCATGGGCAACACTGGATCCAGCTGCACATGAAAGAAGGCACCGTCGTCAA GAAGATGATGCTGACGGTCGACTCCACGGACGAGAACTACATGCCCAAGCGAGTCGTGGTCTATGGGGGCGAGGGGGAGAACCTGAAGAAACTCAATGATGTCATTATAGAGGA TAGCCTCATCGGAGACGTGTGTGTCCTGGACGACATGACCTCTCACATCCCGGTCATCGAGATCCGGATCACTGAGTGCTTTG ATGAAGGGATTGATGTCCGAATCCGCGGGATAAAGATTAAGTCCTCTAAGGAAAGGGATTTGGGGATGACGGCTGATATGTTTCACCCTCCCAACCTGGTACGATACCCGCGCCTGGAAGCCATTGACCCTGATGTCCTGTACCGGCGAGCCACAGTCATCCAGAG ATTTGTCCGGCTGCTGGACAGCGTCCTCCATCACCTCATTCCCGTCTGGGACCACAGTGTCGGCACTTTTAACCAACTGAAG CACATTAAGCAGTTCCTGCTTCTGTCCAAACGCCGCTGCCCCCTCATCACTCAGTGCCTGAAGGACTCCGAGACCAGCAAGCCCAACTTCATGCCCCGTCTGTATATAAACCGCAGGCTGGCGGTGGAGCACAGGGACAACCCGGCCCTGGACCCCACCTACAAGAAGACCGTCTTCAGCCAG GTATATGAAGGCCTGAAGCCCACCGACAAGTCTGAGAAGCCGCTGGATTACCG GTGGCCGGTGCGTTACGACCAATGGTGGGAGTGTAAATTCATTGCAGAGGGAATCATTGATCAAG GTGGAGGTTTTCGAGACAGTCTGGCTGATATATCAGAGGAGCTCTGCCCCAGTTCTGCTGATTCTCCGGTGCCACTGCCATTTTTCGTGCGGACTTCAAACCAG GGGAACGGCACCGGGGAGGCGCGGGATATGTACGTCCCCAACCCATCCTGCAAGGATCTGACAAAGTACAACTGGATCGGGCAGCTGATGGGCGCAGCTCTGAGGGGGAAAGAATTCCTG GTCCTGGCGTTACCCGGACTCATATGGAAGCAGCTGACGGCAGAGGACGTGAGCTGGAGCAAGGATTTCCCGGCCGTCGATTCTCTACTT GTGAAGCTTCTGGAGATGATGGAGCTGATGGATAAAGACACGTTTGAGTTTAAGTTTGGAGGAGAACTGACGTACACAACGGTTCTCAGCGACCAGAGAATGGTGGAGCTGGTACCTGGCGGCAGCAACATATCTGTGCGCTACGAGGACCGCCTGGAATTCATCCAAATGGTGCAGAAAGCGCGGCTGGAAGAGAGTAAAGAGCAG ACCAACGCCATCCAGGCCGGACTGCTGAAAGTCGTTCCTCAGGCAGTGTTGGATCTTCTCACCTGGCAAGAGCTGGAAAAGAGAGTCTGCGGAGACCCCGAGATCTCAGTGGAGGCCCTAAAAAAGCTCA CTCGCTTTGAGGATTTGGAACCAACAGATATTCGAGTTCAGTATTTCTGGGAGGCGCTAAATAACTTCACAAATG AGGATCGAAGCCGCTTCCTCAGGTTCGTCACTGGGCGCAGTCGTCTTCCCGCGCCCATATATATTTATCCGGATAAATCCGG CTCTGACACTACTGACTCCCTCCCTGAATCCTCCACCTGCTCCAGCACTTTATACCTCCCCAACTACCCCAG cgccaAGATCTGCGAGGAGAAGCTGCGCTACGCTGCGTACAACTGTGTGGCCATCGACACAGACATGAGTCCGTGGGAGGACTAA